The nucleotide sequence AAATATCAGACCGGTGGTCCACTTTTAATCCACGCACCTGTTCAGGAGACATATATATAACTGTTCCAACAACAACTCCGCTTTCGGTTTTATGATGCACGAATTCCTCCCGATTCAGTTGACCTGCAGGCAGTTCCACGTGAATCAGCTTGGCCAACCCGAAATCAAGAATCTTTGCGCGACCTTCTTTTGTAATGAAAATATTTTCCGGTTTCAGATCACGATGAACAATTCCTTTTTCATGGGCAGCAGAAAAGACCTCTGGCAATTTGAAGAGAATAATCGATCGCTTTTCGAACGGTGAGCGGATTGCCCTTGAGCTTCTCCCGTAGCAATTCGCCTTGCAATAATTCAGAAACTAAATAAGGAGAACCATTCTCAGTTCCAGCATCGTAAATCGCGAGGATATTGGGATGATTCAGAACGCCGGCAGCGCGTGCCTCTTGCTCAAAACGGCGGACGCGGTCCGGTTCCTGAGAAAAATGGGAAGGGAGTATCTTGATCGCAACGTCACGGCCGATCCGGGGATCTCGCGCACGATAGACTTCCCCCATTTTCATTTCGACAATCCGGCATTTTTTGGCATCAATCTCGGCCAGACGAATGAGCGCATCCTCCAGCGAGAGAAACGCTTCCGCGCCGCCCGCCGTAACAACTAGGGCTTCGTTTAACGAAAGTTTTTGAGCATCCGCGCCCCGTTTCATACGAGAACGACTCCTCGCGTGATCGACAAGAATACGCCTCATCAATTGCGCTGCAATACCAAAGAAGTGAGCACGATTTTCCCATCGTACATTTTTCTGATTAACGAGTTTGATATAGGCTTCATTGACCAGAGCTGAGGTCTGCAGGGTGTGGCCAGGACTTTCCTTGCGCATATAGGCTGCCGCCAAACGATGCAACTCCTTATAAACAATCGGCATCAGTTTATGCAGCGCCTCTTTGTCGCCGTTGCCCCAGGCGTGTAGCAGCTGAGTAACTTCGTTTGACGAAGTTAGTTTCATTCTAAGTATTATACCCTTACGCAAACCTTCATACGTTCGTGATAGTGGAAATTCCCAGCGAAGATGGTAGCGGGTCAAATCGTGTAGGGATACTGCGACATGGCTTTAGATTCAGTGGATAGCAAGGCAGGACGTTAGAAAGTGAAAAGCGTTTCTATTGCGAGACGTAACCGAGAGCTTTCAATTGATCGTTTGTTTCTTCATCCAGAACAGGCTTTTTCCCCTTTTCCAGTACAAATTGAGCGGAAAGATTTTTGCTTCCGGCAACCATTTGATAGTACGGTAATTTCAACTTCTCAATGACTTCAGGATTCCTGGCTCCTATGTTTTGCATTTCATGCCGGTCCATCTCCAGGTTGTAGAGCTGTTCGGTAAACCTTCCATTGGGAGAAAAAACAAGGACAAAATCTCCCACTCTGACTCGAACCTGGTCCCGTTCTTCAGAAATCAGTGGCCGATTTTTATCAAAAGCGCTTGGGTTCCCAATGAGAGGCACGATGCTTTTTCCCTGGAATCCATTGGAATTGGATTGGATCTTCAAAAGTTCAAAAATTGTGGGCATCACATCGATAGACTCCAGTGGAGCATCAATTTGCGTTGCCTGAATTCCTGGAATATGCATGATCAATGGCACGCGTAGTTGAACTTCGTTGAGCTGGTTGTGACCGATGTATCCATGCTCTCCCAGGCTTTCGCCGTGATCGGAAAGAAAAACGATCAAGGTTTCTTCGTAGATTCCCAACGCTTTTAACTTGTTGAACAAAAGTCCCATGAAACTGTCCACAAAGTTTACCTCCCCGGTGAGAATCACGTGGATGCTTCTCTTCATTCTAATTTTTGCCGCAAGGACGACAGCACAGGAACATCAACATGATGATCATCATGAACAATTGGGCGAGGTGAGCTTCGCTGTTTCCTGTGCGCCGGATGCTCAAAAAGAATTCAATCGTGGAGTAGCCTTGCTGCACGACTTCTGGTACGCAGAGTCGGAGAAAACGTTCAGCAATGTTGCTGCGATGGATCCTCAATGTGCCATGGCATATTGGGAGTAGCGATGAGCAACCACCATCAACTTTGGCCACCTCCTGGTCCGGAAGGAATAAAGAGGGGAAAAAATGCTGTCGAAAAAGCAAACAGCATGGAGATAAAGACGGAGCGGGAAAAAAGCAGACGCACTGGCGAATGATGCGCGAAGTGGTTGCGCTGGAAGACAGCACGGAAAAGCATTCCGTCACCCCGGGCGCGATCATGCCTGGTCACGAGATGGTTGCAGAAATGCTTTTAGAAATGGATGATGCACGGCAGGCCAAAACCGAATTTGAAAAATCGCTGAGAATTGCGCCGAACCGCCGACATTTCTTGCGGCATCAATAACGCATGCCGCAGGTACGGATGTTAAGGTTCAAGGCCGATCCGGCGGATCAAGTTCCCAAGACGTGGGTCATTGCGAATGGGGTCGAAATGCGGTCGTACCTTGAGGTAAGTGAAATGGAACGACCGCTCGTTGTAAGCCTCCTCTAATAACTCAAAAGCTCGCTCCTTCTGTCCGAGAGCTACATAGATGGCTGCCAGTTCCAGGGGCGATACGTAATCGCGCTGATTCAGTTGTGCGACGACTTGCATCGCCTCCTCACGCTTGCCCCCAATCGCATATGCATGAGCGAGTGCAGCAATCAGCCGGGGGCTGCCTCCCGAAAGCTCGACTGCCTTCCTGTGTTCGGAGATAGCTTTTTCGTACATCTTCATTTGCTCATAAATTAAACCAAGATGCCAGCGCGCTACAGGGAAATTTGGTTCCAACTCGAGCGCTTTCTTGCACTGCGTTGTCGCCTCTTCATACCGCCGCGCGAAGTAGTGTGTTGCGCTTATGAACGTAGTCATTATCGGAGACAAGGGATCTAGTTCCTGGGCTCGTTTTAATTCTGCGAGAGCTTCATCGAACCGACCCATAGGAATCAGATAATGTATGGCATACCATTGATGTCCGGTTGAATAGTTGGGATTCAGTTGCAATCCGCGCTTAAACTCATTTTCGGAGGTCGTCCAGTCCCAATCAAAGTTTACTGCTAAATGTGCCTGGGAAATGTGAGCTTCAGCGAGCGACTCATCAATTTCAAGAGCTCTCGCAATAGCAGCTTTTGCTTTAGGCATTGCTTCTTTTGGCGCGGTATATTGATAGAATGTGAGTCCGAAATAAGAATCGGCTAATCCCACCCAGGCCAACGCGTAGCCTGGATCATTGTCTAATGCCTCGCGAAAGTACGAAATACCTTTCTCGAAGCCTTCATTTGTTCTCTTGCTCCAGAAGTAACGTCCCTTTAAGTAGAGCTGGTACGCTTTTGCATTGTCCGTAGAGTGTTTCGCAAGCAGTTTTTTTTCCTTACCGCTTAATCCCAGGCGGAGTCTATCGGAAATATCGGTCGCGATATCAGATTGAATGGAAAGTAAATCGAACGCTTTCCCGCGGTATTGATTGCTCCAAATGTAGCTATTGTTTCGCGCATCTGCCAGCTCAATGCTTATTAGAAGATCGTCCCCGTGTTGGATGACCTTGCCGGTCATTACTGCATCCACACCAAGATCCTTTCCGACAGTTTGCGGGTCCGCATTTCGTCGCTTGTATTGGAAAACAGTAGATTGCGCCATCACTCTCAAGTTTGGCAACTGGGAGAGGCTGCGAATGATAGTCTCCGTGACGCCGTCTGTCAAATACTCCATCTCAGTTTCCATTCCAGCATTAAGAAGAGGCAAGACGGCAATAGAGTCGATGTCTCCAGTTGCTTTTTTGAATTGATAAAAAGTCATTACGAGCAACAAAATGATTGCGAGAATTCCGAAAACAAATTTGAAAGAGATTTCGCGTGCTCGGGTTGAAAAGGATTTTTTAGTTTTGCCTGGGCCTGACCGTTTGATTTCGGATGAAACTTCCAGCTTGTGTTTAAAAAGCCGTAGATCATTCAGCAGTTCCCTTGCAGTCTGATAGCGATCGTTCCTATCCTTCTGCAACATTTTAGTTACAATCCATTCCAATTCCCCAGGAACGCCGGACGAGTAGTTGGCCAGAGGCAAAGGATCTTTTCCCAGTATTGCCGCGATAATGTCGCTTCTCGTTTCGCCTTGAAAGGGTGTAACGCCGGCAACCATCTCATACACCAGGACGCCGAGACTAAAAATATCAGAACGAGCATCAACAAGAAGCCCTCTTACCTGCTCAGGCGACATGTATTTCACTGTACCCATCACGTAGCCTGTTTCCGTAATTGTTGGTGCATCAGTAATGTCAGTGGAGCCGCTGGTTTGAGTAACTTTAGCAAGACCGAAATCCAGGACTTTCATGTAGCCGTCAGGTCGCAGCATGATGTTTTCCGGCTTGATATCACGATGCACAATTCCCGCTTCGTGAGCCGAGGCGAGCGCACTGGCAGTTTGAATCGCGATCTCAAGTGCCTCCCGAAGACTCGTTCTTCCGGAAGACAGTTGCGTTCGGAGTGTTTTCCCTTCAACATACTCGGTCGCAATAAAAGGAACTTGCCCCTCTGTCCCAACGTCATAGACGACGATAATGTTGGGATGATTTAGGGCTGAGGCCGCGCGGGCCTCGTTTTGGAAACGGCGCAGGCGGTCAGGATCTTTTGTAAACTCGAGTGGCAAAATCTTGAGCGCTACCTTCCGGGAGAGACGGTCATCCTCGGCAAGATACACTTCCCCCATCCCGCCTTTTCCGATTTTCCGCAATACACGATAATGGCTGATCGTATTGGGGAAAGAGTTCTCGTCTTCACTCATTTCTCTGAGTTGGTAGGGCTGCGCCTCTAGTCAGAAATGAATTGTATGTCATTCTTCGGATGATGTGCCAAATTTATGTCTTCAAGCTGCCGCAAATATCAGGAATATGCGTCCGATTTTTTGTCGGGGCTAGAGGTTTTTTCAAAACCCGCTCCCCAAAGGAATCAATAAAGAGTGCCTACAAAAGAGTACTTTCTCCTTTGAGTTGAAGTAGCGCAGGCGTAAACTGACGAATGAAAGATTTTCTCGGTTTTGTCTTATACCAGTGAGGAAGATTGTGCCACATACATTGCTTGGCTCTTTCTTGTTGGCGTTATTAGTTTTCATGTCTTCCCTCAATTCTGAACCGATCCAGGACATAGCTCGGATAGAGCCAGGAAACCCGGTCACTGTCCAATTGTCCGGGGGTGAAGCACGCTCGTATCAAATCACGCTTCAAAAAGGGGACTTTGCTCGTATCACAGTCGACCAAATCAACATTGACCTCACATTGAATTTACAAGATGTTGATGGAAAGCAGATCGCTATTTGTGATCAAGAGAACAGGAATCAGGGCAGGGAAAAATTGGAGTTCATTGCGGATAAAATGGGCTACTACCGGTTGGACATCCGGCCTGCTCTGAAAAGCGCGGTTGCCGGACGTTATGAAGTTCGACTCGAACAAATTCGAACTGCAACGGAAACAGATCGTCTGATATTCAACGCGAGCTCAGGTTTCCGTGAAGCGGAGCGGCTAGAACAAGAGGGGAACTATGACGATGCTCTTCCGCTTGTCGAACAAACGTTGCAAATTTTCGAACAAACCTGGGGCGTTGAAAATGTGGACTATGCGCGCGCCCTGAACCTCATTGCAAACATTTATACAGGAAAAAAGGATTATGCAAAGGCTGAACCGCTTTACCAGCGCGCATTGAAAATCAGGGAAAGCGTGTTGGGCGCCGAACATCCTGATGTTGCTGCATCTTGTAACGACATGGCGCGCTTCTACAGTTTGACGGAGGATACTGCGAAAACAGAATCATTCGCATTACGCGCTCTAACGATTCGCGAAAGCACTCTCGACAGCAATCACTTTTATACCGGATACGCGCTCCACGATTATGGCAGATATCTTTTTGATTCTCAGAAATACGGAAAGGCGGAGGAGATACTGAAGCGCGCGCTTGCCATTCTGGAGAAATCGCTGAACGAAGATCATCCGCAATACGCGATGGCGCTTCACAGCCTGGGCATTTTGTACGACACAACAGGGAACTTTAACTCGTCCATTCAACTTTATAAGCGCGAACTGTCTTCCAAAGAAAAGGCAAATGGGAAAGACAGTTTGCCGGTTGCAAGAGTTCTCTATTATATTGCCCGGGTAAATTACAGACGTGGAGAGTACGATGAGGCCGAGGCACTCTATCAGCGCGCATTAGACATAAATGAAAAATTAAAGAATGAAAACGGAATTCTTTCTGCGCAAGCCAATCTGGCAAATATCCATAGCGCCCGCGGCGATTACCAGCGTGGCGAAGAGATGTACAAACAGATTCTCGAACGGCGGGAAAAGGCCACGAATCCGATTCCGCTGCAAATTGCTCACGCTCTTGTAAATCTCGGTGAAATTAACAACTCGAAAGGAGATTACACGGCCGCCGAAGCATACTTAAAGCGATCGATGTCGATTATCGAAAACCTCTGGAAAGAAGATACCCTGGAACTGGGCGATATCCTTACAAGACTCGCCACAGCATACATCGGCAAAGAGAACTATTCTGCTGCGGAGCAAGCAAGCCGCCGCGCATTAACAATTTTCGAAAAGATCCATGGACCGAATCATCCACATGTTGCAGAGGCCCTGACCGTACTTGGGCAGATCGCTCTTTTGAATGGACAATTCATCGCAGCGGAACCGATGTTCCGTCGCGCTCTAATCATCACCGAAAAGGCTCAGGGAATTCATGCGCCCGCATCACTGGAACCGCTGAATGGACTCGCTAATGTCTATGCGAACCAAGCTAATATTGCCCGCGCGATTGAATTTCAATCTCGCGCGAATGCTGTAGTGGAACACAACCTTGCGCTTGCGATCGCCATTGGATCTGAACGCCAAAAGCTCAGTTCCGTTTTGGCTTACGCTTCTAATATGGATAGGAATATTTCTTTGCATATTGGCAAAGCACCTGCCGATTCAAGAGCTGCCGAACTTGCGGCGACCACAGTCCTTCGTTTTAAAGGCCGGGTGTTAGATTCGATGGCCGATACGCTATCCTCTTTGCGTCGCCGCTCAGAACCGAAGGACCGGAATTTGTTGGATCAATTAAACGATTCCACGTCCCAGTTGGCTCAGAGAATATTCTATGCACCCGACTTAGCGACGACCGCGGAATCCCGCGCGTTGGAAGAAAAAATTGAGAAGCTTCAGGATGAGATAAGTCGCCGAAACGCGGAATTCGTTTCGCAGAAGCAATCCGTAGCCCTCGAGTCTATTCGTAGATCAATCCCGGATGAATCGGTGCTTTTGGAGTTCGCACTCTATCATCCGGCAAATGCTAAAGATCTCCGCTATGTCGCTTACGTGATCCGTAATCAGGGCGACATTCGCTGGAAGGAATTGGGACCCTCCGATGGAATTGACAAATTGGTGGACAACTTGCGGCAGGCTCTGCGCGATGCGTCCCGCAAGGATGTGAAGCAACTCGCGCGCGTTGTTCATGAAAAAATTATGCAGCCGATCCTTCCTTTCCTTGAAGGTTCAGCACAACTTCTGATATCACCGGATGGAGAGCTCAATCTCATTCCCTTTGAAGCGCTTGTCGATGAACAGAATCGCTATCTTGTCGAAACTTTTTTGTGTTCGTATCTAACAAGCGGGAGGGACCTGCTGCGGCTACAAGTGGTGCGGGACAGCAACAACTCTCCTGCTGTGTTGGCGAATCCCATGTTTGGCGAACCCGGTCCCGGATCATCTCAACTTGCGCTGAACAGAAATCGGCGAAGTGTGACAACCGGCTCTGATCTTTCGGATGTCTACTTCGCTCCACTGGCCGGTACAGGTCAAGAAGCGCGAACGATCAAGACATTTTTCAGTGACGCCAATGTCTTCACGGGAAAAGAAGCAACCGAAACGGGATTAAAACAAGTTGCAGCTC is from bacterium and encodes:
- a CDS encoding ECF-type sigma factor — translated: MKLTSSNEVTQLLHAWGNGDKEALHKLMPIVYKELHRLAAAYMRKESPGHTLQTSALVNEAYIKLVNQKNVRWENRAHFFGIAAQLMRRILVDHARSRSRMKRGADAQKLSLNEALVVTAGGAEAFLSLEDALIRLAEIDAKKCRIVEMKMGEVYRARDPRIGRDVAIKILPSHFSQEPDRVRRFEQEARAAGVLNHPNILAIYDAGTENGSPYLVSELLQGELLREKLKGNPLTVRKAIDYSLQIARGLFCCP
- a CDS encoding sulfatase-like hydrolase/transferase, whose protein sequence is MKRSIHVILTGEVNFVDSFMGLLFNKLKALGIYEETLIVFLSDHGESLGEHGYIGHNQLNEVQLRVPLIMHIPGIQATQIDAPLESIDVMPTIFELLKIQSNSNGFQGKSIVPLIGNPSAFDKNRPLISEERDQVRVRVGDFVLVFSPNGRFTEQLYNLEMDRHEMQNIGARNPEVIEKLKLPYYQMVAGSKNLSAQFVLEKGKKPVLDEETNDQLKALGYVSQ
- a CDS encoding protein kinase, yielding MSEDENSFPNTISHYRVLRKIGKGGMGEVYLAEDDRLSRKVALKILPLEFTKDPDRLRRFQNEARAASALNHPNIIVVYDVGTEGQVPFIATEYVEGKTLRTQLSSGRTSLREALEIAIQTASALASAHEAGIVHRDIKPENIMLRPDGYMKVLDFGLAKVTQTSGSTDITDAPTITETGYVMGTVKYMSPEQVRGLLVDARSDIFSLGVLVYEMVAGVTPFQGETRSDIIAAILGKDPLPLANYSSGVPGELEWIVTKMLQKDRNDRYQTARELLNDLRLFKHKLEVSSEIKRSGPGKTKKSFSTRAREISFKFVFGILAIILLLVMTFYQFKKATGDIDSIAVLPLLNAGMETEMEYLTDGVTETIIRSLSQLPNLRVMAQSTVFQYKRRNADPQTVGKDLGVDAVMTGKVIQHGDDLLISIELADARNNSYIWSNQYRGKAFDLLSIQSDIATDISDRLRLGLSGKEKKLLAKHSTDNAKAYQLYLKGRYFWSKRTNEGFEKGISYFREALDNDPGYALAWVGLADSYFGLTFYQYTAPKEAMPKAKAAIARALEIDESLAEAHISQAHLAVNFDWDWTTSENEFKRGLQLNPNYSTGHQWYAIHYLIPMGRFDEALAELKRAQELDPLSPIMTTFISATHYFARRYEEATTQCKKALELEPNFPVARWHLGLIYEQMKMYEKAISEHRKAVELSGGSPRLIAALAHAYAIGGKREEAMQVVAQLNQRDYVSPLELAAIYVALGQKERAFELLEEAYNERSFHFTYLKVRPHFDPIRNDPRLGNLIRRIGLEP
- a CDS encoding tetratricopeptide repeat protein, with translation MSSLNSEPIQDIARIEPGNPVTVQLSGGEARSYQITLQKGDFARITVDQINIDLTLNLQDVDGKQIAICDQENRNQGREKLEFIADKMGYYRLDIRPALKSAVAGRYEVRLEQIRTATETDRLIFNASSGFREAERLEQEGNYDDALPLVEQTLQIFEQTWGVENVDYARALNLIANIYTGKKDYAKAEPLYQRALKIRESVLGAEHPDVAASCNDMARFYSLTEDTAKTESFALRALTIRESTLDSNHFYTGYALHDYGRYLFDSQKYGKAEEILKRALAILEKSLNEDHPQYAMALHSLGILYDTTGNFNSSIQLYKRELSSKEKANGKDSLPVARVLYYIARVNYRRGEYDEAEALYQRALDINEKLKNENGILSAQANLANIHSARGDYQRGEEMYKQILERREKATNPIPLQIAHALVNLGEINNSKGDYTAAEAYLKRSMSIIENLWKEDTLELGDILTRLATAYIGKENYSAAEQASRRALTIFEKIHGPNHPHVAEALTVLGQIALLNGQFIAAEPMFRRALIITEKAQGIHAPASLEPLNGLANVYANQANIARAIEFQSRANAVVEHNLALAIAIGSERQKLSSVLAYASNMDRNISLHIGKAPADSRAAELAATTVLRFKGRVLDSMADTLSSLRRRSEPKDRNLLDQLNDSTSQLAQRIFYAPDLATTAESRALEEKIEKLQDEISRRNAEFVSQKQSVALESIRRSIPDESVLLEFALYHPANAKDLRYVAYVIRNQGDIRWKELGPSDGIDKLVDNLRQALRDASRKDVKQLARVVHEKIMQPILPFLEGSAQLLISPDGELNLIPFEALVDEQNRYLVETFLCSYLTSGRDLLRLQVVRDSNNSPAVLANPMFGEPGPGSSQLALNRNRRSVTTGSDLSDVYFAPLAGTGQEARTIKTFFSDANVFTGKEATETGLKQVAAPRILHIATHGFFLTDIDSKSNARIENPLLRSGLAFAGANLRRSGKDDGILTALEASGLNLWGTRLVTLSACDTGVGAVKNGEGVYGLRRAFFLSGTESLVMSLWPVSDYITREMMTGYYKSLKSGMGRGEALRKVQLSIMKRNGRAHPFYWAGFIQSGQWAPL